A region of Etheostoma cragini isolate CJK2018 chromosome 2, CSU_Ecrag_1.0, whole genome shotgun sequence DNA encodes the following proteins:
- the fgf8b gene encoding fibroblast growth factor 8b yields the protein MKQYLNYYKMRLRTSRLGYLLLQFTALCFYAQNTVQSPPNFKHHVTEQSRLSDRMSRRLTRTYQLYSRTSGKHVQVLANKRVNANGDDGAVHAKLEVETDSFGSRIRIKGVKTGYYICMNKRGKLIGKRKGRGKDCIFTEIVLENNYTALQNAKYEGWYMAFTRKGRPRKASKTKQHQREAHFMKRLPRGHLLGEKRPFDVLPLRVPAHPLSKRTKHSHHQRSGRR from the exons ATGAAGCAATATTTGAACTATTACAAGATGAGGCTGAGAACATCGAGGTTAGGTTATCT GTTACTTCAGTTCACGGCGCTTTGCTTTTACGCACAG AACACTGTGCAGTCCCCTCCTAACTTCAAGCACCATGTCACGGAGCAGAGCCGGCTGTCGGACCGGATGAGCCGCAGGTTGACACGAACCTACCAGCTGTACAGCCGCACCAGCGGGAAACACGTCCAGGTCCTGGCCAACAAGCGGGTCAACGCCAACGGAGACGACGGAGCGGTTCACG CTAAACTGGAGGTGGAGACGGACTCTTTTGGAAGTCGTATTCGCATTAAAGGGGTGAAGACAGGATACTATATATGTATGAACAAGAGGGGGAAGCTGATTGGCAAG cGGAAAGGTCGAGGCAAAGACTGCATCTTCACAGAGATTGTTCTGGAAAACAACTACACAGCGCTGCAAAATGCCAAGTACGAGGGCTGGTACATGGCTTTCACACGCAAGGGCCGTCCGAGGAAGGCCTCGAAGACCAAGCAGCACCAGAGAGAGGCCCACTTCATGAAGCGTCTACCCAGGGGGCACTTGCTGGGCGAAAAGAGACCGTTTGATGTCCTTCCTCTCCGTGTCCCCGCGCACCCTTTAAGCAAGCGGACTAAACATTCCCATCACCAGCGCTCAGGGCGCCGCTGA